Genomic DNA from Bosea sp. (in: a-proteobacteria):
CTGCGGTCCAGCCAACGTCAACGGCGATACGGGCGCATTCAAAGCCGCATAGCTGCTTGTGGCCTGCCCGGCGGAGAACGACACGCCACCTGTGTTGGAAAGGGCCATGACCGGCAGGCTGGTTGCCGAACCTGCCGTGCCTGAGCGCAGAGCGGCTATCCGGTCACCAACAAGGCCGGTGAACTGCTGATGGGCCGAAAAGGCGCTGCGCAGGACATGCGCATGGCCTGATCCGGACAGCTCTTGAAGGGCCGGCGCGATCTCGGCAGGACCCAGGCCTTCAAGCCGATCAAAAATCTCTGCTGCGGGACCGGCGATCGCGCCGGTCACGGGGTCCTGCATGCGGTCCAATGCCGTCCCTACCGCAGATTGTCTGTGGCTGAGCGTAACGCCATGTGCCGTCAGGTTGCCGAACGACGCCGGATTGACCGCGAGCGTCACCGACGTCGGATGATAGATCAGCGCGAGGCGCGCATGGGTGGGAAGGCCGCTTTCACCATTCTCGTCCACCTCGGTTTCGATGCGCTCGAAGCGGCCGACAACGCGCGCGCCGTCTTCCGCCAGGACTGTCCGGAAACGATCACCGATCCGTGTGGTGAAGGTGTTGTCTGCGCCCTCGTCCTGCCCGCGGAAGCTGGCGGAGAAGCTGCCACCGGCACGGAAAGTGTTGCCGTTGCCGAAGAGAACCAGCCGACTGTAGCTGCCGGGACCGCCTGCATCTGACAGGCCATCGATGTCCACCTGGAATTGACCTCCCCTGTTCATGGTCACGCTGCCTTCGACATAAAGGTCAGCGGGACCTGAGCCAGGTTTGAGCGCGCCATCGACAACGATGTTGCCAGCCACAAGGCCATCGCCAAGCAACCGGGCATCTGTGCCGACGGAAGTGATGGGTGCTTTCAGTGTGCCATCCACCACCAGGTCACCAGTTGAAACGCGCACGCCCCCTCTGAACTCCGCCACGCCGCCAATCACAAGGTCGCCGTCATTCTCCCCAGAGTTGCCGCTGCGCGCGCCCTGCACCTGCAGCTCCCGGTCGGTGCTGATGGGAGCTGCCCAGGTCTGCGTCTGGCCGGGCTGGATGTTCTGAACGAAGGTGTCCGGGATCGCATCGATCCGTGGAGCAGCGGCGAGCGCACGATCAAGACGGACGAATCCATGCCCGTAAATCCGGTCGACACCACGCGCGCCAAGGTCATCTGCGGTGGCAAACATCAAGCGGACGATGTCACGGGCGGAGTAGTTTGGATACGCCTCCATGAGAACCGCAATCACGCCGGAGACATGCGGCGCTGCCATCGATGTGCCACTCAGGAAGGCATAGCCGAGGTTGCCATCTGGGCCGACATAGATGGTGTCGCCGCTCGCATTGCTTGGAAAGCCGCGAGACACTGTGGAGAAAATTCCGGCGGTGTTGTTGTTTTGTATACCTCCGCCGGGCGCAGATATGCACCATGCGGCAGCGACGCCACAACGATTGGCGTCGGACGATATGACGAAATTGTTGTCAACATTTGTGACGGCGACAATGAAGCCTGGCAGCCTGTTCAGGATCGAGAAGTCATAGTTCCGCCCACCGTCATCGTAGGCGCCGTGCCTGGCGTTGGCAGGCCTGATGAACGGAAAAAGCGGGATGCCCGTTGGGTTCTGCGCCTGAAGGGGCGCTGCCTCGAAATCATTGCCGGTCGCGTAAACCAGCACTTGGCCATTCGCCACCGCCTGACGGACAGCTGCGAATTCGTTGCCGATGGAAGGTGGCGTGAACCAGGTCCGCTCGCCTTGCCTGGCTTGAGGTCCATAGCTCCCGTTGATGATGCGCACATCCGACTGGCTGGCGGCGTAAGCCACTGCCTGGATTGTGCTTCCCTCGGCGGCGCCAACGCCGCCCCAGCCACGCAGGGCAATGATGTTGGCAGCAGGAGCAATTCCCGTCATGCCAACGCCGTTCAGGTTGGCTGCGATCGTGCCGGCGACATGTGTGCCGTGCGAGCCCCTGTCGTCACCGATGTCGAGATCGTGAGTCCCGTTTGCCCGTATCTTGCGGCTACGAATGTCGAGCCGACCTTGTAGCTCCGGATGGACATAGCTGAAACCCTCAGCCGAGTTCAATCGATTGGCGAAGGTTGCATCGATGCCGCTGTCGATCACAGCGACCGTCACGCCACGACCGCGCCAACCTGTCGCGCCGTTTCCTGGTGCGTTCAGCGCGACGGCTTGGCCTACCGCAGCATTGCCCCAGTTCGAGCCGAACTCACGACGGGCAGCGTCCCCATATGTCAACCCGAGTTCTTCCCGTTGGGTAGCCCAGAAGTACGTGTCTGTTGGTCCAAGTGGTGCTGGACGTTGTGGGACATAGTTCCATGTGTCGAAAACTGCCGCAGACCTGCTCTTCGGCGCGATGTTATCGGGAGGCCGGGCGCTGACTGAGCCCGTTGTTGATGACCCGGACCCACGCGCATCATGTGGAAACGAACCTGCGTTTCGGTTGGCAACAAGCGCACCGATCTCGGCCGCTCGTGCAATTTCAGAACGGGAACCGGGCATCAGGGTCGCCGCGTAGGATACGATCCTGTCTCGCTCATGCGGGGCAGTCTGGCTACGCAATGCGGTTTCTGCCAAAAGTGCATGGCGTCCGCGCGCCGATGACGCCAACATCGCCATGAACGTGTCGGACGTCGTGTGCTTGACAGCGGATCTCTGCCGTTTGTCATGCGGCTTTGCCGCCGAGACATCACCAGAACGGGGGGCACTGCTTCTTGCGGCGGCTTCGGCGTCACTCTGCGCCCCAAGGCCGATGCAGAGTGCCAACGCGAAACAACTGACACTTGCCTTGATGGAATCAAGCCTTGATACGTATAGCGTCATTGAAACGAACCATATTGATGCTGACTAATTTAACCACTGAACCGATCGGTAGTAAATTTATAAAATACAGTACGACTGTTATCATTTATATTTATGATAATATTTTAGAATATTTGAATTGCAATATTTGTTTGTCAAATGTCGTCAAAAATCTGGGTAGTATTTTGTAGCCGTCAACTTATTCCCATGCTTCTATCATCGTCTGGCAAGATTGTGTGGTCCATTTTTGGACATATTCAACCCGCCGCTGCAGGGTCCGTCAGCACTCACACCTCGAGCTTCGCGCGTCCCCGCAGAGCCCAAAGCCGGTAATTGCCAAGCTCCGAAGCCATGCAGGCAAGAAACGCTGCGACGAGATGGTTTGACAGCATGATTGCCGAGCCGTTCTTTGGCGGGGCAGCGAGCAGGCCGTCCGCATATGCGGATTCCAGCAAGCGCCTCAGATGGGACCTTGAAACGCCAAATCGCGCACCGAAACTGCTGAGGTTGATCGACAATGGAACAATCTCACGACTGCTTCCCATACGGAGAGTTTCGGCAACACAGGTCAACAGAAACATCCAGCCGCCATCTCTGGAAACAAAATGCGCGACCTCCGGGAACGGATCGAGGAGTTTCCATCCTGCGAGAAGAGTTTCAGCGCCATGGCGTCGCATCTCCCAACCGAAGCGCGGAAACTGATCATGCGAACGTGCCAATGCATCATCCGGCAACACGGCATCGATGATCTCGAAAATGAGATGGTTCCAGCCTTCGACGACCGCAACAAACTTCTCGGAAGGTTCAAGGCGCGCCACTCTGCCGTCGCCGTTGGCCCTGGAACGGTGCAGGTATCCGCCAATCCCCATGATGCCCAGAATGGCCAGAACGCGGCCGCGGCTGGCGCATTGCTGTTGTTCACACACGCGTTGCAGATTTGCCAGCGTCAATCCGCTGCGCGGATCGTTGGGATCACGAATATCGTGCAAGTAAAGCGTGTACACCAGCATTTCGAAGCGCCATGCTTCTGTGACAATTTTGTTGAGGATCACGTTATCCGCAAAGTAATTTGGCATTACTGCGGCATACTTGAACAGCGCATTCAGAAAATCGGGATGATTGCGCAGAAATAGAATGCGCTGCCATTCATCTGATGTTGTTCGTTGCGACAAGACGGAATCAAAACAATCAATGCGAAACGCAGTTTTATTCGGTAATTCATTCATGCGAACAACGAAGCTCGAGTTTCTAAGAGTCCGTTTGGAAAGTCAGGGATGAGCGTTTCTTCGGATAAGAAGGCCGCCCATGGCGACGTGGATCATGGCGGTTGAGACGTCGATGCGTTTTTCATAGTCGCGGACGAGGCGGCGCCAGCGCATCATCCATCCGAAGGTCCGCTCGACGACCCAGCGCCGGGGCAGAACATGGAAGCCCTTCTGCTGCTCGGAGCGCCGGATGATCTCGATGACGAAGTTGAGATAGGCGGCCTTGTCCATCAAGGTCAGGCGGTCGTAGGCGGCGTCGGCGAAGAGATGCTTCACCCAGGGCCAGCGCTTGCGGATGGCATCGAGGATGGCTTGCGCACCGGCGCTGTCGGAGATGTCGGCGGTCGTCAGATTGACCATCAAGAGCCGTCCGTCGGTATCGACCGCGATATGTCGCTTGCGGCCGCGTATCTTCTTGTTGGCGTCGTAACCCCTTGTTTTGGCTTGCGGAGCCTTGACCGACTGGCTGTCGATCACCGCCGCCGTGGGGCTTGCCTCGCGACCAACCCGCTCCCGGTCGAGCATCAGCTCGACATCGTGGATGGTCTGGAACAGGAAGCGCCGCGCCAGTTCGCGGAACCAGCCGTAAACCGTTCGCCAATGGCCGAAATGATGAGGCAGCATCCGCCAGCCGCAGCCCGAGCGCACCAGATAGCGCACGGCGTTGATCACCTCGCGGAAGTCCGTCTCCCGAGGCCGTCCCGTCCGTCCGGGTTTGGGCATCAAGGGCGCGATCCGGGCCCACTCCTCGTCCGTCAGGTCGCAGGGATAGCGCTTCGTCTTCTTGGCGATCTTGGCCATCCGGCCCCGGTTCTCATGTGTCCACATCCGTAATGTGAATCACATTCGCCAGCCCACCGAAACACCAATCGCCGACTTTCCAAACAGTCTCTAAGAGTCCGTTTGGAAAGTCAGGGATGAGCGTTTCTTCGGATAAGAAGGCCGCCCATGGCGACGTGGATCATGGCGGTTGAGACGTCGATGCGTTTTTCATAGTCGCGGACGAGGCGGCGCCAGCGCATCATCCATCCGAAGGTCCGCTCGACGACCCAGCGCCGGGGCAGAACATGGAAGCCCTTCTGCTGCTCGGAGCGCCGGATGATCTCGATGACGAAGTTGAGATAGGCGGCCTTGTCCATCAAGGTCAGGCGGTCGTAGGCGGCGTCGGCGAAGAGATGCTTCACCCAGGGCCAGCGCTTGCGGATGGCATCGAGGATGGCTTGCGCACCGTAAGCGTCCTCTGACGGCTACGGCATAAGGTTCCACGGCAACAGGTCGGCGATTTTGTTGATGGGGTGATCGGCGATCCTGGTGATGACTGCTCGCAGATATCCCGCTGGGTCTCGCCCGTTGAGCTTTGCGGTTTCGGTGAGCGTGTAGATGGCGGCGGCGCGCTCGCCGCCTGCGTCGGACCCTGCGAACAACCAGTTCTTGGCGCCGAGCTTGAGAGGCCTGATGGCGCGTTCTGCGGCGTTGTTGGAGATATCGAGGGTGCCGTCGTCGAGATAGCGGGTGAGTGCTGCCCAGCGCGATCGGGCATAGCGAATGGCCTTGGCCAGGTCGCTCTTGCCGGAGATCTGGGCGAGGGAATGGTCGAGGAAGCTGGCGAGTTCGGTCATGACGGGCAGCGCCAGATCCTGACGAGCCTTGCGCCGATCCTCGGGCTGCTGGCCGTGAATGAGGCGCTCAACCTCGAACAGCTTGCCAATGCGGGTCATCGCCTCCAGTGCCAGGGGCGAGCCTGTCCCGGCGTGAACGTCGTGGAAGTTGCGCCTGACGTGCGCCCAGCAGGCAACCTCGGTTGCGGCGGCTGAACGCGTGGCACTCGTCGCATAGAGTTCGTTGAATCCGGCATAGGCATCCGCCTGCAGGAATCCTGCAAAGGCCTTGAGGTGCTCGCGCGGTCGCTCTCCCTTGCGGTCGGGCGTGTAGCGATACAGCGCGGCGGGCGGGTCTTGACCGCCACGGGGTCGCTCATCGCGCAGATACACCCAGAGCCGCCCTGTCTTCGTGCGCCCGAGGCCCGGCGCCAGCACTGGCACGGGCGTGTCGTCGGCATGCAGCCGCTCAGCCCGCATCACATGGGCACCGACCGCCTCGACCAGTGGCGCGACAAGCTCTGCGGCCTTGGCAACCCAGCCGGCCATCACCGAGCGCTCGATCTCGACGCCCTCGCGGGCAAAGATCTCTGCCTGGCGATAAAGCGGGAGATGATCACAGTATTTGCCAACCAGAACCTGGGCGATCAGGCCCGGTCCGGCCATGCCGCGCTCGATCGGCATGCTCGGCATCGGAGCTTGCGCCATGCTCTCGCAGGTGCGGCACGAGAAGGCGGGACGCACATGGCGGATAACCTCGAAGCGGCCCGGCACATACTCCAGGACTTCACGGACATCCTCATCCACCTTGCGCCACTTGCCTGCCGTTCCGCAGGATGGACAAGCACAGGCAGGGTCGTTCACGATGGCAGGCGTGTGTACGATCTCGATGCGCGGCAGATGCTCAGGCAAAGGGCGGCGCGTGGCCTTCGGCTTGGCTGTTGCTGCATCAGCGGCAGGAGCTATCTCGTCGATGGCTGCATTGTTCGCCGCCTCGACCATCTCCAGTTCCTCGAGCCGCAGTTCCAGTTGCTCGATCTCATGGGAGAGCTTCTCCGAGGAGCGGCCAAATTGCATGCGCCTGAGCCGCGCGATCTGGATCTTGAGCTTCTCGATCTCCAGGCTCTTGACAAGAAGACCGGCCTTGGCGGCGGCAGCTTCGGCCTGCGCCGTCTTCAGCGCTGCAGCCTGCGCAGCGACGAGCGCGCGAAGCCGCGCCACCTCGTCACTATCTTGTCCCGCTGCTTCGATCATGAGGTGAAGATACCAGGGCAGATGGGGTCAAGCTATTGAATCAATGTCGATCTTGACCTTTTGCGCGAAGCACTTCACCCCGCACGTCGTGGCTGATCCGTGCGTAACGGCGAGCGCCAGTCGATGCCTTCGAGCAGCATCGACAGCTGTGCGGGCGTCAGTACAACCTCGCCATCCTGCGTCACTGCCCAGACGAAGCGGCCACGCTCCAGCCGCTTGGCGAACAGGCAAAGCCCCGTGCCGTCCCACATCAGAATCTTCACCAGATCAGCGCGCTTGCCCCGGAAAATGAACAGGTGGCCGCGGAACGGATCCTTCTTCAAAAGATCCTGCACCACCATCGACAGCCCGTCGAAGCCCTTCCTCATATCCACAGGTGCCAGCGCCATGTAGATGCGCGCGCCCGCCAAAGGCGAGGTCAGGGTTTGTGGCGTCATCGGTCGAGCGCTGCGACAAGAGCCGAAAGCCGCTCAGGCGCGATACCCTCATCCGCCTTCAGCACCCGGCCGTTGCTCAAGCTGACCTCCACCGTGCAGTCGGCACGCGGAGCCATCTTGCGCGGGGGCTTTGGTGAAGGCTTCTGTCCCGGCTGCGCTTCGGCTGCGATGACAACAGGCGCGAAGACCGGAGCCTCCAGCGAGGCCAGCGGCGTCACGCCCGGCATCAGCCCCGCCTTCGCCTGCTTGCGCCAGTAAAACAGCAGGCTCCGGCTCACCCCATGCCGATCCGCAACCGCCGCCACAGAAGCGCCCGGCTGCATCGTCGCCTCCAGAAGCCGCACCTTCTCCTCGACGCTCCAGCGACGACGGCGCTCAACCTGGCTGATAATCTCCGTCCGGGTGTCCATAGCCGTCCTTGCGCATAGGCTTAAGGACGACAACAACCGTCCAGACCATGCTCATACGATGCCGGACCCGCCCCCGCGCAAGGCAGCCATGGCAGAACGCTTACTGCGCACCGGCGCTGTCGGAGATGTCGGCGGTCGTCAGATTGACCATCAAGAGCCGTCCGTCGGTATCGACCGCGATATGTCGCTTGCGGCCGCGTATCTTCTTGTTGGCGTCGTAACCCCTTGTTTTGGCTTGCGGAGCCTTGACCGACTGGCTGTCGATCACCGCCGCCGTGGGGCTTGCCTCGCGACCAACCCGCTCCCGGTCGAGCATCAGCTCGACATCGTGGATGGTCTGGAACAGGAAGCGCCGCGCCAGTTCGCGGAACCAGCCGTAAACCGTTCGCCAATGGCCGAAATGATGAGGCAGCATCCGCCAGCCGCAGCCCGAGCGCACCAGATAGCGCACGGCGTTGATCACCTCGCGGAAGTCCGTCTCCCGAGGCCGTCCCGTCCGTCCGGGTTTGGGCATCAAGGGCGCGATCCGGGCCCACTCCTCGTCCGTCAGGTCGCAGGGATAGCGCTTCGTCTTCTTGGCGATCTTGGCCATCCGGCCCCGGTTCTCATGTGTCCACATCCGTAATGTGAATCACATTCGCCAGCCCACCGAAACACCAATCGCCGACTTTCCAAACAGTCTCTAAAGCACACGAAACGTATGAGGCGCAAAAATGGCTGTCAATTGCCGCTCTGACGTGCGTTTCACGACATCAATCGTCGATGGTTCGCAGGACGTTTCTAGCGCTATTCGGCTCTTGAGAGAACCGGCTCTTCGCGACGCTCGGCAGGTACATCAAGACTTCGGCTCTCAGACCGTGTCCACCCCACCTCGATCCCTGCAACCGGGAAGCCACGTTGCAGCAGCTTGTGAATGGTGCTGCGCGCCTTTCCTTCGCTGCGCTCGCCGAATTCAACATAGAAGGAAAGCTTGTAGACGGCTTGAGAGTCCTTGAACTCGGTGATCACGACGCTCGGTTTCGGTTCAAGCAGGAGATTGGGCACGCTGGGTTTCGCAATCTCGACGACCTTGAGCATCAGTGCCTCCACTTTCTCGAAAGGCACTGCCATATCGATGACGACGGAGATGGAGGCCTCTGTCCATCGGTTGGGTCTTGATCGGTTGCAGATAATGGCCTGCGCCAAGACGGAATTGGGAACCGTGATGTAGTCCGGCACAGATGTCCTGAGCGTTGTCGTGCGCCATGTCATTTCGGTGACCATGCCACGGACCGTGCCATTGTTGATCTCGATCCAGTCGCCGATGTGGAAGGGACGTTCGATGCCGATCATGACACCGGAGAAGAAGTCGAGGATGATGCGCTGCACGGCGATGCCGATAACGATGCCAACAACGCCCGAGGTCAGCCCAACCCCCTGGAGACTGAGGCCAAAAGCAAAAGCCGCAGCCCAGAGCAGAGCCAAGCCATAGATTGATACAGCCACGAATGAGCGCAGGATGGCAGGCGCCTGCATCATTTGATCGTTGGTGCCGCTTGGCTTTTCCCACACATAGGCGGCGAGAACGGCGTTGATCGTGAAAGCGAACATCACCGCGATGAATGTCAGCTTGGCCGGCCAAACGAAATGTTCCAAGCCGAAGCCCAGGGTGCTGACGGCTTGCGTCAGTTCGCCGGTGAACATGGCGAGTAGCGCGCCACCAAGCCCGACAAGGACCCCGACCCAGATCCTGAGCTGCGGCCCGCGCATGTTGACAAACAGGAAGAGCAAACCGCCAGCCGCTGCAAAGGCCGACGGCAATGCCACAGCCCACAAGATCCAGCGGCTGGATGACTCCGCAAGCCAGCCATCGATTGGCCTCGCTGCTATGTCGATCCGAGCGCCGGGCACGCGAAGGGACGCCTGAACCGTGTCTGCACCTTGCGCGAACATCATATCGTCGCCGGCAAAAGCCGGTCGCGGCTCGCCATTGACGACCAGGCGAACGGCTGTCGTGAAGCGCTGGGGCTCGACACAGAGACCGAGCTTGCAGAGCACAACCTTTCGGTCGATCAGCACAGTGGCGAAGCCCCAGAAACGATCCCGCGATGGACTGCCGTCGCCAAGATAGACCGGCTTCCGGTAGAGGAATGCCTCGGAGCCGTCCGGCAGCCGCTGAGGACCGGTCAGGATCGGCTTCCCCGTGTCGATCGAGCTTGCATTAAGGGCAGCTTCCGCCGGGCCGCGCGTCAGGTCGGTTCCGAACAGGGATTGGTCAATGCTGTCGGGCGGTTCGGCGTGCGATATCTTGCCGCCGCGTGCCAGGCGGATCGACAGCAGCTCCGGGCTTTCCTGACGCAGCCGCTGTGCAAATTCCCGAAACTCGGCATCCGTCAGATTCGGGCGTGCCGTCACGAACGCGGCAAGACCGTTGATCGCGCTGAACTGCTGGGTGACGTCACGCGTCGAGCGGCTGGCCAGAAGGGTGAGTTCGGCCTGAGCCGCATCCCGAGCGTTTTCAACCCGGCCAGAGTTTTGCCTTTTGTCGACCAATGCCGCGAGGCCCGCCCCAAGCAACAACACGACGACGGCTGCAACGATGGCCAGCGACCGGCTTGGCCCGGTGCGTGACCTCTGTGCACCGAAAATGACAAATGCGCTGACCGAGGTCACCAAGGCCAGCGCCAGCGTGATCCCGCGAATTAACCAGCGATCTGGTGCCGCTCTGATCCAGCCGGCGGTTGGCACAGCGGCGATTTCAAACCGGACGCCAGGAATGCGGATCGCCGCCGTCAGCGTGCGGCCCTGGGAGTTAAACAAGGCTTGGTCGCCATGTTGCCAGTCCAGTGGCTGCTGATCGACATAGGCCTTGAGCGCAACCCTGTATTTAGGGCGCGGCTCGCACTGGCCGAGCGGACACAGCAGGTTGTCATCAAGCTCGAAGCTCAGGCCCGTGAAGCCACGAAAGGCTCGCGCCGCGTCAATGGCTTCGAATGATGGTCGCGCATAGAAGAAGCCCGTCTTTCCGTTTACGAAAATGACCGGTCCAACCATCGCTGGCACATTGCGGGCGCGAGCGCGTTCGATGAGAGGATCCGTCGCGGCGATGCGCTGCTCGATCCGGCCGAATACGCTGGGAACAGTTGTGAAGGGTGCGATATGTGTGACGCGGCCTTCCTTCACGACAAAAATGCGGCGAACGCCGGGATGTTCCCGCAGATGCGGTGACACGAAGGCGTTGAACGCCTCTTGAGGAATGTCTTTCCCGCCAAAAACCAAGGCGTCGACGCCCTGCAGAACCCCCACGTTCTGTGTCAGGTCGCGGCTGATGCGGCTGGTCATTGTCTCGAGTTCCGCAGCTCCCTCATCGGCTTGCTTCTCGACGGCGCGGCGAAGGTCCGTAGTCTCAACATAAAAGCCTATGCCAATGACAACAATTCCCGCGAAGATAGCGGCGAGTATCCCCTTCAACGCGGCATTCATTTGAGATTGACTTCCCGGTGCATTTTTTTCGAAATGACATTGAAATTGGCGTGCTCGAGGCAGCCAAATTCATCTCCTCTGCCAGATTTGCAACCGTTGTCCCTTGTCCAATTTTGGACCATTCTGCTCCAACGATCCGTTAGACACCCGCACCAGAGCCAAAAGCCCGCTTTGATCGAACCCAAAAGTCTCGACATACCGACCTTTCGTCAGATCAATCAGCTAGCCTCAATGTCTGAGAGCCCGATTTAAAAGTGGTTGAGCGATATCAGTAGGTTGTGATTCCCGTTTGGTGCTGAATCAAATGGGGTTTCCGATGACCTGGACCGCTATCGCTCGCGCTGAGCATAACCGTGATCGTTTGCGTTTTCCAAGTGATTTGACCGACCGGGAATGGGCACTGATCGCGCCGATGGTTCCTCCCGCCAAGCGCGGCGGTCGGCCCAGAACCACGGACATGCGCGATGTGGTGGAAGCGATCCTGTTTATTGCTTCGAGCGGATGCCAATGGCGTATGCTGCCAGGCGA
This window encodes:
- a CDS encoding IS5 family transposase; this translates as MWTHENRGRMAKIAKKTKRYPCDLTDEEWARIAPLMPKPGRTGRPRETDFREVINAVRYLVRSGCGWRMLPHHFGHWRTVYGWFRELARRFLFQTIHDVELMLDRERVGREASPTAAVIDSQSVKAPQAKTRGYDANKKIRGRKRHIAVDTDGRLLMVNLTTADISDSAGAQAILDAIRKRWPWVKHLFADAAYDRLTLMDKAAYLNFVIEIIRRSEQQKGFHVLPRRWVVERTFGWMMRWRRLVRDYEKRIDVSTAMIHVAMGGLLIRRNAHP
- a CDS encoding transposase; translation: MDTRTEIISQVERRRRWSVEEKVRLLEATMQPGASVAAVADRHGVSRSLLFYWRKQAKAGLMPGVTPLASLEAPVFAPVVIAAEAQPGQKPSPKPPRKMAPRADCTVEVSLSNGRVLKADEGIAPERLSALVAALDR
- a CDS encoding mechanosensitive ion channel is translated as MNAALKGILAAIFAGIVVIGIGFYVETTDLRRAVEKQADEGAAELETMTSRISRDLTQNVGVLQGVDALVFGGKDIPQEAFNAFVSPHLREHPGVRRIFVVKEGRVTHIAPFTTVPSVFGRIEQRIAATDPLIERARARNVPAMVGPVIFVNGKTGFFYARPSFEAIDAARAFRGFTGLSFELDDNLLCPLGQCEPRPKYRVALKAYVDQQPLDWQHGDQALFNSQGRTLTAAIRIPGVRFEIAAVPTAGWIRAAPDRWLIRGITLALALVTSVSAFVIFGAQRSRTGPSRSLAIVAAVVVLLLGAGLAALVDKRQNSGRVENARDAAQAELTLLASRSTRDVTQQFSAINGLAAFVTARPNLTDAEFREFAQRLRQESPELLSIRLARGGKISHAEPPDSIDQSLFGTDLTRGPAEAALNASSIDTGKPILTGPQRLPDGSEAFLYRKPVYLGDGSPSRDRFWGFATVLIDRKVVLCKLGLCVEPQRFTTAVRLVVNGEPRPAFAGDDMMFAQGADTVQASLRVPGARIDIAARPIDGWLAESSSRWILWAVALPSAFAAAGGLLFLFVNMRGPQLRIWVGVLVGLGGALLAMFTGELTQAVSTLGFGLEHFVWPAKLTFIAVMFAFTINAVLAAYVWEKPSGTNDQMMQAPAILRSFVAVSIYGLALLWAAAFAFGLSLQGVGLTSGVVGIVIGIAVQRIILDFFSGVMIGIERPFHIGDWIEINNGTVRGMVTEMTWRTTTLRTSVPDYITVPNSVLAQAIICNRSRPNRWTEASISVVIDMAVPFEKVEALMLKVVEIAKPSVPNLLLEPKPSVVITEFKDSQAVYKLSFYVEFGERSEGKARSTIHKLLQRGFPVAGIEVGWTRSESRSLDVPAERREEPVLSRAE
- a CDS encoding autotransporter domain-containing protein: MTYGDAARREFGSNWGNAAVGQAVALNAPGNGATGWRGRGVTVAVIDSGIDATFANRLNSAEGFSYVHPELQGRLDIRSRKIRANGTHDLDIGDDRGSHGTHVAGTIAANLNGVGMTGIAPAANIIALRGWGGVGAAEGSTIQAVAYAASQSDVRIINGSYGPQARQGERTWFTPPSIGNEFAAVRQAVANGQVLVYATGNDFEAAPLQAQNPTGIPLFPFIRPANARHGAYDDGGRNYDFSILNRLPGFIVAVTNVDNNFVISSDANRCGVAAAWCISAPGGGIQNNNTAGIFSTVSRGFPSNASGDTIYVGPDGNLGYAFLSGTSMAAPHVSGVIAVLMEAYPNYSARDIVRLMFATADDLGARGVDRIYGHGFVRLDRALAAAPRIDAIPDTFVQNIQPGQTQTWAAPISTDRELQVQGARSGNSGENDGDLVIGGVAEFRGGVRVSTGDLVVDGTLKAPITSVGTDARLLGDGLVAGNIVVDGALKPGSGPADLYVEGSVTMNRGGQFQVDIDGLSDAGGPGSYSRLVLFGNGNTFRAGGSFSASFRGQDEGADNTFTTRIGDRFRTVLAEDGARVVGRFERIETEVDENGESGLPTHARLALIYHPTSVTLAVNPASFGNLTAHGVTLSHRQSAVGTALDRMQDPVTGAIAGPAAEIFDRLEGLGPAEIAPALQELSGSGHAHVLRSAFSAHQQFTGLVGDRIAALRSGTAGSATSLPVMALSNTGGVSFSAGQATSSYAALNAPVSPLTLAGPQVSIWGKVFGHASHSGGDSTSPGSRSSGGGVIVGSDVAITSSFTLGVATSFARSHTKGLALAGETTSYLGALYAAYSNGSLEADAVIGLAHSDFRTRRTIGFGGVDTTASSSGSGTGLIANFEVGYRLQAGSGTAAWIKPFAGLSYSNLNRSGFVETGAGALGLSFPSQRFAMLQSRVGVAFGATLIADNKVTYAPEISLAWGRSLSDQTSRYRTTLVDEALVLPVATEGRDALLANVKLTAELNANFRLSAGYSGEYRTRHVAHRLEGGARWTW
- the tnpB gene encoding IS66 family insertion sequence element accessory protein TnpB; translated protein: MTPQTLTSPLAGARIYMALAPVDMRKGFDGLSMVVQDLLKKDPFRGHLFIFRGKRADLVKILMWDGTGLCLFAKRLERGRFVWAVTQDGEVVLTPAQLSMLLEGIDWRSPLRTDQPRRAG